Proteins encoded by one window of Actinocorallia herbida:
- a CDS encoding transposase family protein has protein sequence MLFYRAAVDLSRSTLNYVAGLIRRHRRAIGSAWRLLNPGRQALLVLVHLRKGETFAQLGAGFEVSISTAWRYVEEVVALLSSRSPKLTQVLRRAVRDGLHLLVMDGTLIRTDRVAADRPYYSAKHRHHGVNIQVIAGPDGEILWTSGALPGRTHDLTAARIWGILRELHKTGITVLADKGYQGAETRVVITPYKGRGKPASQKQANRSHARLRAPGERANAQLKSWKLLHRLRCSPSKAGHLVKAIAVLANREAR, from the coding sequence GTGCTGTTCTATCGTGCTGCCGTCGATTTGTCGCGTTCAACGCTGAACTACGTCGCGGGGCTGATCCGTCGGCATCGCAGGGCGATCGGTTCGGCCTGGCGGCTGCTGAATCCAGGCCGGCAGGCGCTGCTGGTGCTGGTCCACCTGCGCAAGGGAGAAACGTTCGCGCAGTTGGGGGCTGGTTTCGAGGTGTCGATCTCGACGGCTTGGCGGTATGTCGAGGAGGTCGTCGCGCTGCTGTCGTCCCGGTCGCCGAAGCTGACACAGGTGCTGCGCCGGGCCGTGCGGGACGGGCTGCACCTGCTGGTCATGGACGGGACACTCATCCGCACCGACCGCGTCGCCGCAGACCGCCCGTACTACTCGGCCAAGCACCGCCACCACGGCGTGAACATCCAGGTCATCGCAGGCCCTGACGGGGAGATCCTGTGGACCTCGGGCGCGCTGCCCGGCCGGACGCACGACCTGACGGCCGCACGGATCTGGGGCATCCTGCGCGAGCTCCACAAGACCGGAATCACTGTCCTTGCCGACAAGGGCTACCAGGGCGCCGAGACCCGCGTGGTGATCACGCCCTACAAGGGCCGCGGCAAACCCGCCTCCCAGAAGCAGGCCAACCGCTCCCACGCCCGCCTGCGCGCACCCGGCGAACGGGCGAACGCCCAGCTCAAGTCATGGAAACTACTCCACCGACTCCGGTGCAGCCCCTCCAAAGCCGGCCACCTCGTCAAAGCCATCGCCGTCCTCGCCAACCGCGAAGCACGATGA
- a CDS encoding MerR family transcriptional regulator, with protein sequence MKISEASRVSGVSARSLRHYEDEGLIVSGRCSNGFRDYCRSTIDRVLVIRSLRESGLPVRLIREVLPHLTDEPDVGTDVVCAEFLHEVQSYRDRLAARIAVLSDQQAALDTYLREARRTDP encoded by the coding sequence ATGAAGATCAGCGAAGCCTCCCGAGTGAGCGGTGTGAGTGCAAGATCCTTGCGGCACTACGAGGACGAGGGTTTGATCGTCTCTGGTCGCTGCAGTAACGGGTTCCGCGACTACTGCCGGTCCACGATCGACCGGGTACTCGTCATCCGCTCGCTGCGGGAGTCCGGACTGCCTGTGCGGTTGATCCGGGAGGTTCTGCCTCATCTGACTGACGAACCCGATGTCGGCACGGACGTGGTGTGCGCGGAATTCCTGCACGAGGTGCAGAGCTACCGCGATCGGCTGGCGGCACGCATCGCCGTTCTCAGTGACCAGCAGGCGGCACTCGACACCTACCTTCGCGAGGCCCGTCGCACTGACCCATGA
- a CDS encoding zinc-binding dehydrogenase — translation MEIYEQQTVRALIQASHRGPEDLTLATDRRRPAPGSGEYLIRVGAAGVNFADVTQTHGTYAGGPQAPYVAGFEAAGEIVGVGPDVESPLPLGTHVVGAGPGAFAQYMTMPAAGVLPVPSGWSDAESLGLVLNWATALAALKPLGEIKTGDVVLVHAAAGGVGQAAVRLARHYGARVIATASPAKHTTVKSLGADEILDSRHPDLAAEITRLTGGVDLVLESVGKATFETSLAVTKPFTGRVVVFGAASGHATLTTHDLVFTHHIQIKGLHIGALAATAPSLYQSLLVEIEALIAQGVYPPGTPQVHPLAEGPEVLRQLEAGQTSGKHALDPWR, via the coding sequence ATGGAGATCTACGAGCAGCAGACCGTACGAGCACTGATCCAGGCCTCGCACCGGGGACCGGAGGACCTGACCCTTGCGACCGACCGGCGCCGCCCTGCTCCAGGGTCTGGGGAGTACCTGATCCGCGTCGGTGCCGCCGGGGTCAACTTCGCGGACGTCACGCAGACACACGGAACGTACGCAGGCGGCCCGCAGGCACCGTACGTGGCAGGTTTCGAAGCCGCCGGCGAGATCGTGGGTGTCGGCCCGGACGTCGAGAGCCCGCTTCCGCTCGGCACCCATGTCGTCGGAGCCGGCCCGGGCGCCTTCGCGCAGTACATGACGATGCCGGCCGCGGGTGTCCTTCCCGTGCCGTCCGGCTGGAGCGACGCCGAATCTCTCGGCCTGGTGCTGAACTGGGCCACCGCCCTGGCGGCGCTGAAGCCGTTGGGCGAGATCAAGACCGGTGACGTGGTGCTCGTTCATGCCGCGGCCGGCGGCGTGGGGCAGGCCGCGGTCCGTCTCGCCCGCCACTACGGTGCCCGCGTCATCGCCACCGCGTCCCCGGCCAAGCACACCACCGTCAAGTCACTTGGCGCCGACGAGATCCTGGACAGCCGACACCCCGATCTGGCCGCGGAAATCACCCGCCTGACCGGCGGAGTCGACCTGGTCCTGGAATCGGTGGGCAAGGCCACCTTCGAGACCAGCCTGGCGGTCACCAAACCCTTCACCGGACGCGTCGTCGTGTTCGGCGCCGCCTCGGGCCACGCCACACTGACCACGCACGACCTGGTCTTCACCCACCACATCCAGATCAAGGGCCTGCACATCGGTGCGCTGGCGGCCACAGCCCCGTCGCTCTATCAGTCGCTGCTCGTCGAGATCGAGGCGCTCATCGCCCAAGGCGTGTACCCGCCCGGCACTCCCCAGGTTCACCCCCTGGCCGAAGGTCCCGAGGTGCTGCGGCAACTCGAAGCCGGCCAGACCAGTGGCAAGCACGCCCTCGATCCCTGGCGCTAA
- a CDS encoding VOC family protein, producing MTAGTKTKKLAYSLHHANIPVTDFERTTDWYSKVFGLETISISRFVENPTTLLMSNGNFHVHFELYPEVVIPRSTFEHRTGAILYHFCIEVTDWDEFMAHLDELGIERYDMKVRPQDNSKSCDILDPDGHQVEIAWHGNRDW from the coding sequence ATGACCGCCGGCACCAAGACCAAAAAGCTCGCCTACAGCCTGCACCACGCCAACATCCCGGTGACCGATTTCGAGCGGACCACCGATTGGTACTCGAAGGTGTTCGGGTTGGAAACGATCAGCATCAGCAGGTTCGTCGAGAATCCAACGACCCTCCTGATGAGCAACGGGAACTTCCATGTGCACTTCGAGCTCTACCCCGAGGTCGTGATTCCGCGCTCCACGTTCGAGCACCGGACCGGGGCCATCTTGTACCACTTCTGCATCGAGGTGACCGACTGGGACGAGTTCATGGCCCACCTCGACGAGCTCGGCATCGAGCGGTACGACATGAAGGTCCGCCCGCAGGACAACTCCAAGTCGTGCGACATCCTCGACCCCGACGGCCACCAGGTCGAGATCGCCTGGCACGGCAATCGCGACTGGTGA
- a CDS encoding MFS transporter produces the protein MPCPRVAELPRRRDRIRSRRFPFLFRRCPPHAPNAASKWRPKARHDRARNEDFLIHSLRALSVRNYRLYVAGGLVSNLGTWMQRIGQDWLVLQLTDNSGVAVGLTTGLQFLPTLFLSPIAGVLADRVSKRRLLQCTQLMMAVPSLLLGILAVTGAAHPWHVYVIAFVFGLASAFDAPARQSFVPEIVGDELLTNAVAVNSISWNGARMVGPAGAGALIALLGGSASAAGWTILVNAISYAAMIVALQCLDPAGLNPGHRPKARRRQVLDGLRYVRSRPDLSLVYFVMAFAATFGINFQITSALMATNVFHRSADGFGAIGSMLAVGTFAGAMWATRRTTITAKVVVAAALCNGAALFVGGLIPSYGAFLAWTPLIGLSSMTMVTGAQMCVQLFTPPEFRGRAASFFVLLSQGGAALGAPVIGWVGEFFGARWTLLGGGLVIVTTALIGSAVFGRREGAAQPEPSETAPS, from the coding sequence GTGCCCTGTCCCCGCGTCGCAGAACTCCCGCGGCGACGCGACCGGATCCGGTCGCGTCGCTTTCCTTTTCTATTCCGCCGTTGTCCGCCGCACGCCCCGAATGCGGCGTCGAAGTGGCGCCCGAAGGCGCGGCACGACCGTGCGCGAAACGAGGATTTCTTGATTCACTCCTTGCGGGCTCTCTCCGTCCGCAATTATCGCCTCTATGTGGCCGGCGGACTCGTCTCCAACCTCGGCACGTGGATGCAGCGGATAGGCCAGGACTGGCTCGTCCTGCAGCTCACGGACAACAGCGGTGTGGCGGTCGGATTGACCACCGGGCTGCAGTTCCTGCCGACGCTGTTCCTCTCCCCCATCGCCGGCGTGCTCGCCGACCGCGTTTCCAAACGGCGGCTCCTGCAGTGCACGCAGCTCATGATGGCCGTTCCGTCGCTTTTGCTGGGAATTCTTGCGGTGACCGGCGCCGCGCATCCCTGGCACGTCTACGTGATCGCCTTCGTCTTCGGCCTCGCCTCCGCGTTCGACGCGCCGGCCCGGCAGTCCTTCGTTCCCGAGATCGTCGGCGACGAGCTGCTGACCAACGCCGTGGCGGTGAACTCGATCTCGTGGAACGGCGCCCGCATGGTCGGGCCCGCCGGAGCGGGGGCCCTGATCGCGCTTCTCGGCGGCAGCGCATCGGCCGCCGGCTGGACGATCCTCGTCAACGCGATCAGCTACGCGGCGATGATCGTGGCACTGCAGTGCCTCGACCCGGCCGGCCTGAACCCCGGCCACCGGCCGAAAGCGCGACGCCGCCAGGTCCTGGACGGCCTCCGGTACGTGCGCAGCCGCCCGGACCTCTCTCTGGTCTACTTCGTGATGGCGTTCGCGGCCACCTTCGGCATCAACTTCCAGATCACCTCGGCGCTGATGGCGACGAACGTCTTCCACCGCAGCGCCGACGGGTTCGGCGCGATCGGCTCCATGCTGGCGGTCGGCACGTTCGCCGGAGCCATGTGGGCGACCCGGCGGACGACGATCACCGCCAAGGTGGTCGTGGCGGCCGCGCTCTGCAACGGCGCCGCCCTCTTCGTCGGCGGCCTCATCCCGTCCTACGGTGCGTTCCTCGCCTGGACGCCGCTCATCGGCCTTTCGTCGATGACGATGGTCACCGGTGCCCAGATGTGCGTGCAGCTGTTCACTCCCCCGGAGTTCCGCGGCCGCGCGGCCTCGTTCTTCGTGCTGCTGTCCCAGGGCGGCGCCGCGCTCGGCGCCCCCGTGATCGGCTGGGTCGGTGAGTTCTTCGGTGCCCGCTGGACGCTGCTCGGCGGCGGCCTCGTCATCGTGACGACGGCCCTCATCGGCTCCGCCGTGTTCGGCAGGCGCGAGGGCGCTGCACAGCCCGAGCCCAGTGAGACCGCACCTTCCTGA
- a CDS encoding ABC transporter ATP-binding protein: protein MSGSGNAHLRGENALLTVEDLVVEYTTAAGTVQAVAGVSFDVMPGETLGIVGESGCGKSSTGRAVLRLDHGATGRITFGGERVDQVSEKRMRELRRDMQMIFQDPVASLNPRRSVKHIVAEGLVAAGRPAREQAEVAASTLERVGLGDERFTDVLPRQLSGGQAQRVAIARALAVGPRLLLCDEPVSALDVSVQAQILNLIEDLKAEYDLTVVFIAHDLSVVRSVSDVVMVMYLGTVCEFGDALEVYDHPAHPYTRALLNSVPTTDPENPFEGPALEGDVPSPLDPPSGCRFSTRCPRVQEVCRGESPLMREVRPGQYAACHFPLVDGEPAESAVPDHRAGIRKSE, encoded by the coding sequence TTGTCCGGTAGTGGGAACGCGCACCTTCGGGGTGAGAACGCCCTGCTGACGGTGGAAGACCTGGTGGTCGAGTACACCACGGCGGCCGGCACGGTGCAGGCCGTGGCCGGAGTCAGCTTCGACGTCATGCCGGGGGAGACCCTGGGGATCGTCGGCGAGTCGGGATGCGGGAAGTCGTCGACGGGACGGGCGGTCCTCCGGCTCGACCACGGCGCGACGGGACGGATCACGTTCGGCGGCGAACGGGTGGACCAGGTCTCGGAGAAGCGCATGCGCGAGTTGCGCCGCGACATGCAGATGATCTTCCAGGACCCGGTCGCGTCCCTGAACCCCAGGCGCTCGGTGAAGCACATCGTGGCGGAAGGGCTCGTGGCGGCGGGAAGGCCCGCCCGGGAGCAGGCCGAGGTGGCCGCTTCGACCCTGGAGCGCGTGGGCCTGGGGGACGAGCGGTTCACCGACGTCCTGCCCCGCCAGCTCTCCGGCGGGCAGGCCCAGCGCGTCGCGATCGCACGGGCCCTCGCGGTCGGCCCCCGGCTGCTCCTGTGCGACGAGCCGGTGTCCGCGCTCGACGTCTCGGTGCAGGCCCAGATCCTCAACCTGATCGAGGACCTCAAGGCCGAGTACGACCTCACGGTCGTCTTCATCGCCCACGACCTCAGCGTCGTGCGCTCGGTGAGCGACGTCGTGATGGTGATGTACCTGGGCACGGTGTGCGAATTCGGCGATGCACTGGAGGTCTACGACCATCCGGCGCACCCCTACACGCGGGCGCTGCTGAACTCCGTGCCCACCACCGATCCCGAGAATCCGTTCGAGGGACCGGCGCTGGAGGGCGACGTGCCCTCGCCGCTGGACCCGCCCAGCGGCTGCCGCTTCAGCACGCGCTGCCCCCGGGTCCAGGAGGTCTGCCGCGGCGAAAGCCCCCTAATGCGGGAGGTGCGGCCGGGGCAGTACGCGGCCTGCCACTTTCCGCTCGTGGACGGAGAGCCGGCCGAGAGCGCCGTCCCGGACCATCGTGCGGGCATCCGAAAGTCCGAGTGA
- a CDS encoding ABC transporter ATP-binding protein, whose amino-acid sequence MNSGPLLSVRELRTHIRSPRGVVRAVDGVSFDVGAGESFGVVGESGSGKSVMARTVMGLSTRQTGVSGEIVFKGRDLLALPKSESRNVWGKEIAMVFQDPGRALNPVVRVERQLTEGMRKHLGKSRSEARGRALELLKEVGISDPERRLHNYPHEMSGGMRQRLMIAIALACEPDLLIADEPTTALDVTIQRQILDLLRRVQRTHGMSMILISHDLAVVAGQTDRVGVMYAGRIAEVGATREVFQAPRHRYTEALLSTTPTLDHQRHARFPLIDGALPDPTQPPPGCRFESRCHAASSACSSDGHLDVVAVGEGHLVWCMNPVQHTNAVPAGGESVVR is encoded by the coding sequence ATGAACAGCGGTCCGCTGCTGAGCGTACGCGAGCTGCGCACGCACATCCGGTCGCCCCGCGGCGTCGTCCGCGCGGTCGACGGCGTCTCGTTCGACGTCGGCGCCGGTGAGTCCTTCGGGGTCGTCGGCGAGTCCGGCTCCGGCAAGTCGGTCATGGCGCGCACCGTCATGGGCCTGTCCACCCGGCAGACGGGAGTCTCGGGAGAGATCGTGTTCAAAGGACGCGACCTGCTCGCCCTCCCCAAGAGCGAGAGCCGGAACGTCTGGGGCAAGGAGATCGCCATGGTCTTCCAGGACCCCGGCCGTGCCCTGAACCCGGTCGTCCGCGTGGAACGCCAGCTCACCGAGGGAATGCGCAAGCACCTCGGCAAGAGCAGAAGCGAAGCCCGGGGGCGTGCCCTCGAACTGCTCAAGGAGGTCGGGATCTCCGACCCCGAGCGCCGGCTGCACAACTATCCGCACGAGATGTCCGGCGGAATGCGGCAGCGCCTCATGATCGCCATCGCGCTCGCCTGCGAACCCGATCTGCTCATCGCCGACGAGCCGACCACCGCACTCGACGTGACGATCCAGCGGCAGATCCTCGATCTGCTGCGCCGGGTGCAGCGCACGCACGGGATGTCGATGATCCTCATCAGCCACGACCTCGCGGTCGTGGCCGGGCAGACCGACCGGGTCGGCGTCATGTACGCCGGCCGCATCGCGGAAGTAGGCGCGACGAGGGAGGTCTTCCAGGCGCCGCGGCACCGCTACACCGAGGCGCTGCTGAGCACCACTCCCACCCTCGACCACCAGCGGCACGCCCGGTTCCCGCTGATCGACGGCGCGCTGCCCGACCCGACCCAGCCGCCGCCGGGATGCCGGTTCGAGTCCCGCTGCCACGCCGCGTCCAGCGCATGCTCCTCGGACGGGCACCTCGACGTCGTCGCGGTGGGCGAGGGACACCTGGTCTGGTGCATGAACCCGGTCCAGCACACGAATGCGGTTCCTGCAGGAGGAGAGTCCGTTGTCCGGTAG
- a CDS encoding ABC transporter permease, which produces MKLKEAAPVSGHGDTATEPVGVAAEAEPRVPAGTKQGSVLVWLSYGWLVLAIGLALVAPLLPLPSYSVPVDVPRLGPGFTSFALLLGTDDLGRSELSRVISGAQVSLVVSACAGMFGFVVGSFFGLIAGYFRRHLDTGISLLTDVMLAFPPLILLLAIASIVTPNITTVVLALGVIGVPTFVRLARANTLSWSTREFVRAARNMGFGHRRILFREILPNVLPPLAAYLPIVMASMIVAEGSLSFLGLGIPAPRPSWGGMISAGQSALSDSPHIVIVPSMCIFLTVFALNQVGDHLRGRLDRTVRD; this is translated from the coding sequence GTGAAGCTCAAAGAAGCCGCTCCCGTCTCCGGCCACGGGGACACCGCCACCGAACCGGTCGGCGTCGCCGCGGAGGCGGAGCCCCGGGTTCCGGCCGGGACGAAGCAAGGGTCGGTCCTGGTCTGGCTCTCCTACGGCTGGCTCGTACTCGCGATCGGCCTCGCGCTGGTCGCGCCGCTCCTCCCGCTGCCGTCCTACTCCGTCCCGGTCGACGTCCCGAGGCTCGGCCCCGGCTTCACGTCGTTCGCGCTGCTCCTCGGCACCGACGACCTCGGCCGCTCGGAGCTGTCCCGGGTGATCTCCGGCGCACAGGTGTCGCTCGTGGTGTCCGCGTGCGCGGGCATGTTCGGGTTCGTCGTCGGCTCCTTCTTCGGGCTGATCGCCGGGTACTTCCGGCGTCACCTGGACACCGGGATCTCCCTGCTGACCGACGTGATGCTCGCCTTCCCCCCGCTCATCCTCCTGCTGGCGATCGCGTCCATCGTGACCCCCAACATCACGACGGTCGTGCTCGCGCTGGGCGTCATCGGCGTCCCGACGTTCGTCCGGCTGGCCAGGGCGAACACCCTGTCCTGGTCGACGCGGGAGTTCGTGCGGGCGGCCCGCAACATGGGGTTCGGCCACCGGCGGATCCTGTTCCGGGAGATCCTCCCGAACGTGCTCCCGCCGCTGGCGGCCTACCTGCCCATCGTCATGGCGTCCATGATCGTCGCCGAGGGGTCGCTCAGCTTCCTCGGCCTGGGCATCCCCGCCCCGCGGCCGTCGTGGGGCGGCATGATCAGCGCGGGCCAGTCGGCCCTGTCCGATTCCCCGCACATCGTCATCGTCCCGTCGATGTGCATCTTCCTCACCGTGTTCGCGCTCAACCAGGTGGGCGACCACCTGCGCGGCCGCCTGGACAGGACGGTGCGGGACTGA
- a CDS encoding ABC transporter permease: MLTTAVKRVARGLLVVLLVTIAAQALLSLTPGGVAEGILGENATDENIAALNAKLGLDQPPWQQYLDWLGGALHGDLGSSLVSQQPVREAIIERIPVTFELAFLGMAIALAAATVFAVVGATRPGSRIDRALNAVSSVFLSTPGFVAGPLLVYFLAMQLPVFPVLGWKPLSDGLGANLGSAFLPALAIAVQEIAALHRLLRTDLISTLGEDFIAAARARGMSGMYVMFRHAFRPSAFSLVTVLGINLGRLLGGTVIVEVLFSLPGCGGLLVQSITSRDIVMVQGMVTFVATVYVLMNLLVDFSYGLLDPRVRKVMTA, from the coding sequence ATGTTGACGACGGCGGTCAAGCGGGTCGCGCGCGGGCTCCTGGTGGTCCTCCTCGTGACGATCGCGGCGCAGGCACTGCTGAGCCTCACGCCCGGAGGCGTCGCGGAGGGGATTCTCGGCGAGAACGCGACGGACGAGAACATCGCCGCCCTGAACGCCAAGCTGGGGCTCGACCAGCCGCCCTGGCAGCAGTACCTCGACTGGCTCGGAGGCGCGCTGCACGGCGACCTCGGCAGCTCCCTGGTGAGCCAGCAGCCTGTGCGCGAAGCCATCATCGAGCGCATTCCGGTGACCTTCGAGCTGGCCTTCCTCGGCATGGCGATCGCCCTGGCGGCGGCCACCGTCTTCGCCGTCGTCGGCGCGACGAGGCCGGGCAGCAGGATCGACCGCGCGCTCAACGCGGTGTCGTCGGTGTTCCTGTCCACCCCGGGCTTCGTCGCGGGACCGCTGCTCGTCTACTTCCTCGCGATGCAGCTGCCCGTCTTCCCGGTGCTGGGATGGAAGCCCCTGAGCGACGGACTCGGCGCGAACCTCGGCAGCGCCTTCCTCCCGGCGCTCGCCATCGCCGTCCAGGAGATCGCCGCACTGCACCGGCTGCTCCGCACCGACCTGATCTCGACGCTCGGCGAGGACTTCATCGCCGCGGCCCGCGCACGTGGCATGAGCGGGATGTACGTGATGTTCCGGCACGCGTTCCGGCCTTCGGCCTTCTCCCTCGTCACGGTGCTCGGCATCAACCTGGGGCGCCTGCTCGGCGGGACGGTCATCGTCGAAGTGCTGTTCTCCCTGCCCGGATGCGGCGGACTCCTCGTGCAGTCCATCACCTCTCGGGACATCGTCATGGTCCAGGGCATGGTGACGTTCGTGGCGACGGTCTACGTGCTGATGAACCTCCTGGTCGACTTCAGCTACGGGCTGCTCGACCCTCGCGTGCGGAAGGTGATGACGGCGTGA
- a CDS encoding ABC transporter substrate-binding protein — protein sequence MFGSPRMRVAAVAGPLALLLAACGGTSGSTGHASGPSGDPVSGGVLRAVLVSEPHNLDPAILQNNNRGQALLGNALYGTLLTNDPETGEVSGDMAEGFTTSDSGKTFVLTLRAGLKFSDGTPLDAAAVKYNWDRLKDPTLGSNSIQDASLIASTEVEDGTTLKVTLTRPTPRFGGNVILSSLDWIASPAVLKNGAQAFDADPVGAGPFALKDWTRGGALSLTRNPSYWNAPKPYLDGIDITFSSKADQRFNSLQAGGADVSMIEDWGVVAKARTAGLQVDVEPVGGGQYIALNQARAPFDDLAARQAVSAALDLDALNLAINQGNGEVADTFFPKSSPLYNDIKLHSYDKAKAQQMFDQLAAAGKPVSFTFTTFQGSEKIAEAVQAQLSRYKNVTVEVEVAEWADTGRILGKHDFDATVAAVTFQDPDPAVARAFLSTSPRNSVGIDDGRLDDALKAGSSTAAGDARKDVYTTAVQRLVELVPGIFYQREPLVAVAGTKVGGLDLYGTGSLLADGLWLSK from the coding sequence ATGTTCGGAAGCCCACGAATGCGGGTGGCCGCGGTCGCCGGTCCACTGGCGCTGCTCCTCGCGGCCTGCGGCGGTACCAGCGGATCGACGGGGCACGCGAGCGGCCCGTCCGGCGATCCGGTCTCCGGCGGCGTACTCCGGGCGGTGCTCGTCAGCGAGCCCCACAATCTGGACCCGGCGATCCTCCAGAACAACAACCGCGGCCAGGCCCTGCTCGGCAACGCCCTGTACGGAACGCTCCTCACCAACGACCCGGAGACGGGCGAGGTCTCCGGGGACATGGCGGAGGGCTTCACGACGTCCGACAGCGGCAAGACCTTCGTGCTCACCCTGCGCGCCGGGTTGAAGTTCTCCGACGGCACACCGCTGGACGCCGCCGCGGTCAAGTACAACTGGGACCGTCTGAAGGACCCCACGCTCGGCAGCAACTCCATCCAGGACGCCTCGCTCATCGCGAGCACCGAGGTGGAGGACGGCACGACCCTCAAGGTGACGCTCACCCGGCCGACGCCCCGGTTCGGCGGCAACGTCATCCTCTCCTCGCTGGACTGGATCGCCTCACCGGCCGTGCTGAAGAACGGCGCGCAGGCCTTCGACGCCGACCCGGTCGGCGCCGGACCGTTCGCCCTGAAGGACTGGACGCGCGGCGGGGCGCTGTCGCTGACCAGGAACCCCTCGTACTGGAACGCGCCGAAGCCCTACCTCGACGGGATCGACATCACCTTCTCGTCCAAGGCCGACCAGCGGTTCAACAGCCTCCAGGCCGGCGGCGCCGACGTCTCGATGATCGAGGACTGGGGCGTGGTGGCGAAGGCCCGGACGGCGGGCCTTCAGGTCGACGTCGAACCGGTCGGCGGCGGCCAGTACATCGCCCTCAACCAGGCGCGTGCGCCGTTCGACGATCTGGCCGCGCGTCAGGCCGTCAGCGCCGCCCTCGACCTGGACGCGCTCAACCTGGCGATCAACCAGGGCAACGGAGAGGTGGCCGACACCTTCTTCCCCAAGAGCAGCCCGCTCTACAACGACATCAAGCTGCACTCGTACGACAAGGCGAAGGCGCAGCAGATGTTCGACCAGCTCGCCGCCGCGGGGAAGCCGGTGTCGTTCACGTTCACGACCTTCCAGGGCAGCGAGAAGATCGCCGAGGCCGTCCAGGCCCAGCTGAGCCGGTACAAGAACGTGACCGTCGAGGTGGAGGTCGCGGAGTGGGCCGACACGGGCCGCATCCTCGGCAAGCACGACTTCGACGCCACGGTCGCCGCGGTCACCTTCCAGGACCCGGACCCGGCGGTCGCCCGGGCCTTCCTGAGCACGTCGCCGCGCAACTCCGTCGGCATCGACGACGGCCGGCTCGACGACGCGCTCAAGGCCGGAAGCAGCACGGCCGCCGGTGACGCCCGCAAGGACGTCTACACGACCGCCGTCCAGCGGCTGGTGGAGCTCGTCCCCGGCATCTTCTACCAGCGCGAGCCGCTGGTCGCCGTGGCGGGCACGAAGGTCGGCGGCCTCGACCTGTACGGCACGGGCTCCCTCCTGGCCGACGGTCTCTGGCTGAGCAAGTAG
- a CDS encoding Rieske (2Fe-2S) protein, with protein MDHLDHDSGSDAVDTDTASPRRGSGSALVEVGPVSRFLRDGERVVTKTGGHEILTLACDGEIFAVGNRCTHRPWWLDTGRILPATCEIECALHLARFSLRTGTDAGEPARGPIPTYPVEVVDGVVFVRLPAP; from the coding sequence GTGGATCACCTTGATCACGACAGCGGCTCCGACGCGGTCGACACGGACACGGCCTCGCCGAGGCGGGGGAGCGGGAGCGCTCTCGTCGAGGTCGGTCCGGTCAGCCGGTTTCTGCGGGACGGCGAACGCGTCGTCACCAAGACGGGCGGGCACGAGATCCTCACGCTCGCCTGCGACGGGGAGATCTTCGCCGTCGGCAACCGCTGCACACACCGGCCCTGGTGGCTCGACACCGGGCGGATCCTGCCGGCGACGTGCGAGATCGAGTGCGCTCTGCACTTGGCGCGGTTCTCGCTGCGCACCGGGACGGACGCCGGCGAGCCCGCCCGGGGGCCCATTCCCACCTACCCAGTGGAAGTGGTCGACGGTGTCGTCTTCGTGCGTCTGCCAGCCCCATAA
- a CDS encoding dienelactone hydrolase family protein yields MCHTEVPEGQETPVVDRSEVRVPVAGGEAMPGTLFTGGRAGPGIVVIADIHGPSPFYEALAARLAGAGHTVLLPDYFFRQGPVAGPDLESAFARRARLDEARTLRDLGDACGWLAERTGAARVGSVGFCMGGTFALDLASARGDMVTVAYYGFPVPQPTIVMPPPRPIDVVESQRGPVLAFWGEEDHGVGLDHVREYAGLAEKANPEFAYEILPGLGHGFLAKARIDDHADPGGRTWHRVLHLFDEHLRGGGSAARA; encoded by the coding sequence ATGTGCCATACCGAGGTCCCAGAAGGCCAGGAGACGCCCGTCGTCGACCGGTCGGAGGTCCGGGTGCCGGTGGCGGGCGGCGAGGCGATGCCGGGCACGCTCTTCACCGGTGGGCGTGCGGGACCGGGCATCGTCGTCATCGCGGACATCCACGGTCCGAGCCCGTTCTATGAGGCGCTCGCGGCCCGGCTGGCCGGCGCCGGCCACACGGTCCTGCTGCCGGACTACTTCTTCCGCCAGGGCCCGGTGGCGGGGCCTGACCTCGAAAGCGCCTTCGCCCGCCGGGCGCGGCTCGACGAGGCGCGGACGCTGCGCGACCTCGGCGACGCGTGCGGCTGGCTGGCCGAGCGTACGGGCGCGGCCCGCGTCGGGTCGGTCGGATTCTGCATGGGCGGCACGTTCGCGCTGGATCTCGCCTCGGCCCGCGGCGACATGGTCACGGTCGCCTACTACGGCTTCCCGGTGCCCCAGCCGACGATCGTGATGCCGCCGCCCCGCCCGATCGACGTGGTCGAGAGCCAGCGAGGACCGGTCCTCGCCTTCTGGGGCGAGGAGGACCACGGGGTGGGCCTGGACCACGTCCGCGAATATGCCGGCCTCGCCGAGAAGGCCAACCCGGAGTTCGCGTACGAGATCCTCCCCGGCCTCGGGCACGGGTTCCTCGCCAAGGCGCGGATCGACGACCATGCGGACCCGGGCGGCAGGACCTGGCACCGGGTGCTGCACCTGTTCGATGAGCATCTGCGCGGCGGAGGGAGCGCCGCGCGCGCGTGA